A single genomic interval of Salmo trutta chromosome 13, fSalTru1.1, whole genome shotgun sequence harbors:
- the LOC115204952 gene encoding ATP-sensitive inward rectifier potassium channel 1-like has product MMFGIRKRIQDYLVERRIRRTRLVTKYGQCNIEFGNVKCGNQFAFLVDFWTTFVEFRWRFVLFFFTVSFILSWFIFGLLWFWIARSNGDLTWQNPSKGHKYCVENVSDLITAFLFSMETQTSIGYGIRVITPHCSGAVTLIITQFLIGSIINCFMCGIILAKISIPKKRAKTITFSQTAVICPKKDFLCLMIRVANLRKTLMIGSQIYGKLLRTTIKPNGETIIMDQVNIEFMVDAGKDNLFFVCPLTLYHVIDKASPFFEMAVDTLHKQEFELVVFLDGTAETTSSACQVRTSFIPQEIMWGYSFMPIISRSKEGKYRVNFSNFSKVVPVATAHCSYCFHNMKGHHLHCINGIDNGEFEANDNLEQPNMTKM; this is encoded by the coding sequence ATGATGTTTGGCATCAGGAAACGCATCCAGGACTACCTGGTGGAGCGAAGAATCCGCCGAACCCGGCTGGTGACCAAATATGGCCAATGCAACATTGAATTTGGTAACGTGAAATGCGGCAACCAGTTTGCCTTCCTCGTGGACTTCTGGACGACCTTCGTGGAGTTCCGCTGGCGCTTTGTCCTCTTCTTCTTCACCGTCTCGTTCATCCTGAGCTGGTTCATCTTTGGACTACTGTGGTTCTGGATTGCCCGGAGCAACGGGGACCTGACCTGGCAGAACCCCTCAAAAGGACACAAGTACTGTGTGGAAAATGTTTCTGATCTCATTACAGCATTCCTCTTCTCCATGGAGACCCAGACCAGCATCGGGTATGGTATACGCGTCATCACCCCTCACTGTTCTGGTGCTGTAACCCTCATCATTACCCAGTTTCTCATAGGTTCCATCATCAACTGTTTCATGTGTGGAATCATCCTGGCCAAGATCTCCATCCCTAAGAAAAGGGCCAAGACCATCACATTCAGTCAGACAGCTGTCATCTGTCCTAAGAAGGACTTCCTTTGCCTCATGATAAGAGTGGCCAACTTACGCAAGACCCTGATGATCGGGAGCCAGATCTACGGCAAGCTGTTGAGGACAACCATCAAACCCAATGGGGAGACAATCATCATGGACCAGGTGAACATTGAGTTCATGGTGGACGCTGGGAAGGACAACCTCTTCTTTGTGTGCCCTCTCACACTCTACCATGTGATTGACAAGGCTAGCCCTTTTTTTGAGATGGCAGTGGACACACTCCATAAGCAGGAGTTTGAGCTGGTGGTCTTTCTGGACGGCACAGCCGAGACCACCAGCTCAGCCTGCCAGGTCAGGACCTCCTTCATCCCTCAGGAGATCATGTGGGGTTACAGCTTCATGCCAATCATCTCCCGCAGTAAAGAGGGCAAGTACAGAGTGAACTTCTCCAACTTCTCCAAAGTGGTGCCCGTGGCCACTGCACATTGTTCCTACTGCTTCCACAACATGAAGGGACACCACCTCCACTGCATTAACGGTATCGACAACGGGGAATTTGAAGCGAATGATAACTTAGAACAACCTAATATGACCAAGATGTGA